gtgatgctatgccttaagaagtagagtgctagccttgaacaaaagaagccagggacagtgctcaggccctgagttccaagccccaggactggcaaaaaaaaaagtcagtgtttATATCATAAGATGTCTGAAACAATGTCGGACAGGAAGATAATGGTATGTAATATTTGATAAAAAATTCCATGCAATGAGGAGGACATATTTCCTCCGTGATATAAGGTTTTCAGTTGATTGAATCAAGTATTTGCCCCAcaccttctttttcctttgccaTAAAGGCCATAATCTTGACTGAGAACTTAGATACAAGTAAGATGACATGCTGCACTGTTCAGAATACTTTCCACTCACAATGTTGGAGttgtttctgaaatattttggCATCTTTATTCTTGGTCTAGGTTTTGTTCTGCGTAACCAACTATGAGCAGACCTCTCCGTTTCCTCATCATCTCAAATGATGGCCTCAGCAGAAGCACAATCTTTGTGGGTTCTGTCAGActatctcatttccttttcttccagctTCCCATTCTGTGCCCACTAACTACTCAAGTGACAGCTCAGCCCTGTTCTGCCAGTTCCTGGAACAGATGAACCTAAGATTTAGCACGCCAGCAACTTCCACTTTCCTCTGGCAGCCACTCTGGCAGTCACTGATGACAAAACCGCACCTGAGAAGGCGGCTTTTACATGCTGGGGATTTGCAGGTGTGGGCTTCACTCCTGGCCTCTGACATTAGGTTTTCAGACCCCTGCACACCAGGCTTACTAGCCTGATCCTAGGATAGAATCTCTGCCATTCCTTGCCCTCTCCCCACCTTGTTGTAGCCTACCTGACCATGAAGGAATTCCCTTTTGTTTTCCTACGTTCCAAACATTAAcaatttgagccacggtgccacagGTAAGGCCTGTGACTTTTCATCTTAGATTGCCTATTGCCACTGGCTTGCAAAGACCATAGCCCAAGGACGACAGCCAAGTATAACAAATGTTCCATGGTTCACATGCTTTCTACTAACGCCATCTACAATAACAATCACCCTTGGACTACCAAGCGCTAAGAAATGGGATTCCACCCTATTTATCATCCAAAGGAAATCATGCTAATTTAACACTATGCGCTTTCAAAAGCTGATggggttttttcttttgctctacaTTGGACAGTCTCCTAGAATTAAGCTCTGTATTAAATAAActcacctctctttctctttctctctctcttcaagtcctaggacttgaactcagggcctgagcactgtccctgagcctctctgtgctcaaggttagcactctacctcttgagccacagcgccacttctggctctttctgctcatgtggtgatgaggaattgaacccagggcttcatgcatgcaaggcaagcactcttgctactaggccatattcccagcctctaaaccCATATCTTCCATGTTTTGAGCTGTTCTCCCAGAGTCTGTATCTACTTATAACtccttttaaatttatatacTCAAAAAGTATACATATTTCTGGTTATGCAATAAAGAATCCCTTtataagaaaagagagagaaagaaggaaagaaggaagaaatgaaggaggaaggaaaatgggaagTTGTCTTAGATTACCCTTCAGCCCTTTAGTACTTTCAGGGAAGTCCAGAGGACATCAGATTTAATAGcttctccatttcacagatgatgaAAATTAAGGCTCAAAAAGAGAAGTGACTTAAGTTTTGTAATTGCACATGCTGCAGTAGTGGGACACAAGGTCAAAGCTCAAAGAGAGATGGAACAtaaagagaggagacagagaggcacagagagagaatgagagtaaGCAACTGTCCTTATTTGTCTTCTGGATCCAGCCATGCCTCAACTCCACTTGGGCTTCCTAGTGATTAGGCCAATAAAATCCctcttttgcttaaaaaaaaaaaaagaatccttttatAGCAATGAACACTTTTCTCATACCATTCTAGATGTCAATTTTATATAGTTTTCATCCCAGGACTAACTCttcaaacaaaatttattttgacACACCAGAAATCACATTCTAAATGGGCAGTGTTTTCTCTCAAAACAGTTTTGATGAAGACCACGTACTTGTTGTAATGTAATGTATGTGTGGCCACAAAGCGTTAATGGAATCTTTGAAAATGTCGAGTTCTGTATCTTGACTTTTCTCTACGGCAAGCAGCCCTACTGCTCTACAGAACTTACTGAAGAGCAGCGCCCAGCTACATCACCTCTCAGTCATCACATACAAGAAACGAGAAACTGCCATCTctgaagatattttaaaacagCCTCTGAAAAGTCACAACGTATCTACTGAGAAAATGCATCATAGTTCAAGTCCCTATGACAACTTTTTTATAGCCCAATTGAAGGATGCCCTCCACTTATCATTTTAtccatctataaaataaaatgaacttccTGACATAGCAACTGCAGGTGCAAATAGCAGTGTGTAATAATACCTCTGAGTCCTAAAGAATAAACAGTGTAAAACATGCCTATGCGAGCCTTACTGCTATACATTAAGATGGATGCAAGACACAGCAGTAAGACATACTTATGCTTAAACTGTACTCAAACTTAAAAATTAACTTGGTATCTATGGGAGATGAAGGATAAAAATTCAAAGTTCCATTTAAAAAGCCATTTCCATATGCAATAAAGCTCTGACTTTCAAGAAACCACTCATGGTTTGGAAAGTGAAACCTAACTCATtattggaggaaaaaaaggaggcagagggaaattCCGTTACTCTaagaacacaataaataaaaataaaacgttTGATTTTGTAACAAGAAATTTTCCCCAAGGTGGCAGGTTTTGCTGACTCAACTGTAATGTTATCCAATCAGAGTTGGGAAGGGAAAGTGATTTTACAGATAAATACTGCTCAGTGCTTTGTGAGACACATTCTGAGCTTAACACAGAAGAACTTCACATCCCAGCACCATGAGCCAAACTGGCATTCTTACTTTCTGCCTTATCATCCTGACTCTGAATGGGATTCAAGGTAAGAAATATCAAAGGATATTTACTTTATAAAATCAGGAGTATGGCTGGGTACAAATTCTAAAAATATAGAAGTAATGTATTTGTGACTTTCACTGTGTTCCTATAAATGACGGGGAAATAAGCAGAAGTTCTCTGGTCATAGTTCCTATGAATGGCTAACGTGAGAGAAAGAAGTACAATGAGcatgagaaagaagaggaaacaaacaaaaaggagttTGAGAGCAAAACTGAAGGGGAAGAAGCACAGGATAAGAAACAGATACTTCCCTCCCTAAGTTTAATAATACAAGCAGCACGGTGGGGAGGGGATCACAGTCAAGTTGCAATTCCCTCCTTCCAGATCATCAGCTATGACGCTGTTCAGACCCATGTTACAAAGGGGTTAGGAGATGCCGTGACAACACGGGCTCTGGACTCAAGTTCGACTCAGGCTGCGTTGCATACCTAGAAAGAGGCACTGTGCTAACCGACCCCGCTCTGCCTGTTTCCCCGCAGGAATTCCTCACTTGAGAACCGTGCGCTGCCGCTGCATCGACGTCAGCACGCGGTCCGTGCACCCAAAGACCTTAGAAAAAGTTGAAATTATCCCTCAGAGTCTCTCCTGTCCACATGTGGAGATCATGTAAGTACGCCCCCACCCGCTGGCCACTTTCCTAGCTGTGATGACGTATTCACCACAAAAGGTCAGTAAAGGGCTTGCGATGATTCTCAAACAACtacagaagagagagaaatatttagGGTGAAAAGTGTCCAACTGGGGAACTGGGTAGTGAATGTTCTGTTGTGCCTACATTATCCTAAATATTG
This sequence is a window from Perognathus longimembris pacificus isolate PPM17 unplaced genomic scaffold, ASM2315922v1 HiC_scaffold_5663, whole genome shotgun sequence. Protein-coding genes within it:
- the LOC125345443 gene encoding C-X-C motif chemokine 10-like, which produces MSQTGILTFCLIILTLNGIQGIPHLRTVRCRCIDVSTRSVHPKTLEKVEIIPQSLSCPHVEIIATMKNGKKQCLNPESKATKKLLKAVSKERSKRSP